In the genome of Massilia sp. UMI-21, the window ATGCGCTGCTGCTGCGCGCCTGGCGGCCGGTGCAAAGCCCGGCGCCGGCGCCGGCGGCATCCACGCCACAAACGCTTTCTTACCGGGCCGAAGCGCCCATTCAACCAGGAGCACACACCATGTATCAACTGACTGTGGAAGACATGAGCTGCGGACATTGCGTCGGCAGGGTGACGGCGGCGGTGCAGGGCGTCGACCCGGCCGCCGAGGTCCGGATCGACCTCCCGACCAAGCGCGTGAGCATCGACAGCAAGGCCGAGCTGGCGCCGATCGTCGCGGCGATCGACGCCGCCGGCTACCCGGTCAGCGCCCGGTCCTGAGATAGCAAAAAAACAAGATGCTCAAATTCGTCGGATGAGATACTATTTTTATGTACGTTGACTAAGGCAGGACGCACGGCAGAGCACCCCGACCCGAACAGCATTCCTCTGGGATGACACATGCGATATGGTGTTTTAGCAGAACCGGCAGATTTGGCGAAACACCCTCCCTCCGGGGCGCAGCTGCGGAATGTCCTGGTGACACTGGCCGTGCTGGCCGTGCTGTTCTCGCTACTGGCGCCGTTCGCGCACACCGCGCTGCCGGCGGCGCCCGCATTCATCCCGATGGTCCAGTCGGTGCTCATCGGCAGCAACCTGCTCACCGGCATCCTCCTGCTGGGCCATGTGCAGACCAGCCGCTCCTGGTCGCTCGGCATCCTCACGCTGGGCTACCTGTTCACCGCCCTGATCGCACTGGCCCACATGCTGACCTTCCCGGGGCTGTTCTCGGTCCTTGGCGTCCTGGGCGGGAACAACCAGACCACGGCCTGGCTGTTCATGATCTGGCACGTGCTGTTCCCCTTGTTCGTGCTCGGCTATGCACGCAGCTACCGGCGCCCGCTGCCCACCCACTTCCTGCGCGCCGGCGCACTGCTGACCGCCCTGTTCGTGGCGCTGCTGGTGCTGCTCTGCACCAGCGGGGCGGCCTACCTGCCGGAACTGATGGACGGCCACCGCTTCCGCCCGGCCTACCGCTGGATCGCCGCCGCCGTGCTCGCGCTGTCGCTGTTCGCCCTGTGGAAGACCGCCTGCAAGCGCCCGCGCACCGTGCTCGACGTCTGGCTCACCATCGCGATGGCGGCCTGCGTGTTCGAGGTGATGCTGGCCTGCCTGCTCAACGGCGGGCGCTTCGACCTCGGTTTCTATGCCGGGCGCCTGTACGGGCTGGCGGCCTCGCTGTTCGTGCTGGGGGCGGTCGCCATCGACAACATCGCCCTGCATGGGCGCCTGCGCGATACCTTCGAAGAAATGATCGAGACGCGCTCCCGGGCGCAGTGGCAAAGCCTGCTCGGATCGGTGCTGCGCCAGCTGCCCGACGGCGTGCTGATCGTCGACCGCAATGGCCGCTGCGTGATGGCCAACGACCAGGCCGAGCACATGGCGGCGCGCTTCGAACACGCGGGGAAGGACGGCACGCCCGGCCCGGCGGCGATGCTGTCGCTGATCGGCGCGCCGGTGCGGCGCGCGATCGCCGGCGAAGCCTTCCGCGACGCCGTGCTCGAGAGCGTGACGCCGGACGGACGGCGGGTCTACACGGTCAGCGGCGCGCCCCTGCGCGACGGCGCGGCCGACCTGGCGGCGGCGGTGGTCGTGCTGGACGACATCACCGAGCGCACCGAGGCCGGCGCGGCACTGGCGCGCGCGCTCGACCAGACCCGCTACCTGATCGAGAACACGCCGCTGGCCGTGATCGAATGGGACCGCGATTTCGTGATCCGCCTGTGGAACCGGCGCGCCGAGGAGCTGTTCGGCTGGAGCGCGCAGGAAGCCGTGGGGCGGCGCATCGACGCGCTGCCGATGATCCACGAAGAAGACGCCGGCAAGGTGGCGGGCGCGATCGGGCGCCTGCTCGAGTCGGCCACGCGCTACGTCAAGTCGAGCAACCGCAACCGCACGCGCGACGGCCGCACCCTGCGCTGCGAGTGGTACAACTCGGTGCTGCACGACGAGGATGGCGGCATCGACCGGGTGTTCTCGCTGGTGCTCGACGTCAGCGAGCGCGAGGAAGCGATGGAGGGGCTGAAGGAGGCCGATCGCCGCAAGGATGTCTACATCGCCACCCTGGCGCACGAGCTGCGCAACCCGCTGGCGCCGATCGCGAATGCGGCCTCGCTCCTGCGCGGCAAGGGCCTGGCCCAGGACCGGATCGACTGGATAGCGGCCATGGTGGGGCGCCAGACCGCGCAGATGGCCAGGCTGCTCGACGACCTGCTCGACGTGACCCGCATCAGCCGCGGCAAGATCGAACTGCACCGGGCGCCGGTCGAGCTGGGGCGCCTGCTGCGCGACACCCTGCAGACCAGCATGCCCCTGATCGAGGCCGGGCGCCACCAGGTCGAGCTCGACCTGTGCGACGAGCCGGTGTGGGTCGACGCCGACGCGCTGCGCCTGACCCAGGTGCTGGCCAACCTGATCAACAATGCCGCCAAGTACACCCCGCCGGCCGGGAAGATCGAGATCGGCCTGCGCATGGCGGGCAGCGAAGCGGGCGGCGAAGCGCGGATACGGGTGAGCGACAACGGCATCGGCATCGATCCCGACATGCTGGACCGGGTGTTCGATCCTTTCGTGCAGGTCGGCAGCGCCAGTCACCTGGCCCAGGGCGGGCTCGGGATCGGCCTGTCGCTGGCCAAGGGACTGGTGGCGCTGCACGGCGGCCGGATCGAGGCGCACAGCGCCGGCCAGGGACAGGGTTCGCGCTTCACGGTGCTGCTGCCGGCGATCCAGCCGCCCGCTGCCGGCGACAGCAGCGAGCAGCGCGGGAGCGGCGGCCAGCGCCTGTGCAGGCACGTGCTGGTGGCCGACGACAACGTCGACGCCGCCGAATCGCTGGCCTGGCTGCTGCGCTCGGCGGGTGCCACGGTGGACGTGGCGCACGACGGCGCCGCGGCCCTGCGGCTGTACGACCGGCATCCGGCCGAGATCGTGGTGCTCGATCTGGGCATGCCCGAGATCGACGGCCTGGAAGTGGCCGCGATCCTGGCGCGGCGCACGCCGCGGCCCTTCCTGGTTGCGGTAACGGGACGGGGCCGCCAGGAGGACCGGGCGGCCTCGCTGGCGGCGGGCTTCGACGAACACCTGACCAAGCCGGTGGCGCCACAGCAGCTCATCGACTTGCTGGGGAAACTGTAGGGGCGCGGCGATCGAGGAAACGCCGATGTTGTCACGTGTGCATGCTACTGATAGTATGCCGGAGCCATCGACTGGGAGGAAGCATGCAGATGTCGTTTCGCCTGTTCGGCCCGCGCCGCAGGAAAAACCAGCAAGAACTCGCCGGCCGCGCGGCCGAGGTGATCGTCCATGTGCTGTTCGATGTCGGCCTCGACCGCTTCATGGCGGGCACCATGCTGCTCGACCGCGACTTCCGGCTCCGGTTCTACGCGGTGCCGCCGCCATCCTCGCCGGCGCTGCTGGCCAGCGTGGCGCTGCACGAACTGGAAGAGGCGCGCGTGTTTCGGGCCCGGGTGCTCGGGGCCGGCATCGATGCGCCGACGCTGGCCGTCCATGCCCGCATCATGGCGGACGGGGTCATGCGCGAACTGCGTGCCCGCTCGCCGGCGCTGCGCGCGCTGCCGGCGCTACGCCGCGGCTAGCCGGTCCGGTGCGCGCCGCCTGGCGCAGGGACGCTATCCTTGCCGCGAGGGGCGCAAGCGCGTCCGCCATCATCCCCCAGGAAAGGTCGCCGGCATGAGCGTACGCAATCTCGAGTACCTGTTCGCCCCGAAGTCGGTGGCGCTGATCGGGGCGTCCGAGCGGCCGGGCAGCCTGGGCGCGACGCTGCTGCACAACCTGCTGGCCGGCGGCTTCCAGGGCGAGGTGTTCGCCGTCAATCCCAAGTACGGACAACTGGCCGGACGGCCCTGCCATCCGAGCGTCGCGGCGCTGCCGCAGGCGCCGGCGCTGGCCGTGATCTGCACGCCGCCGGCGACCGTTCCCGCCATCGTGCGCCAGCTGGGCGAGCGCGGCACCCGCGCGGCGCTGGTCCTGAGCAGCGGGATGGCCGGGCAGGGCGGGACCGGCGCCGGCCGCGGCCTGCGCCAGGCGATGCTCGACGCCGCCCATCCCTATCTGCTGCGCCTGCTCGGCCCGAACAGCGCCGGCCTGCTGGCGCCTGGCCTGGGACTGAACGCCAGCATCGCCAGCAGCGGCGCGCTGCCGGGCCGGATCGCCTTCGTGTCGCAGTCGGGGGCGCTGATGGTCGGACTGCTCGACTGGGCACGCACGCGCGGGATCGGCTTCTCGCACTTCATCGCCCTGGGCGACGCCGCCGACGTCGACCTGGGCGACGTGCTGGATTACCTCGCCAGCGACGGCGCGACCGGCGCGATCCTGCTGTACCTGCACGACCTGCGCTATGCGCGCAAGTTCATGTCGGCCGCGCGCGCGGCGGCACGCAGCAAGCCGGTGCTGGTGCTGCGCGCCGGGCGCGAAGACGATCCGCCCCCGAGCGCGGCGAGCGAAAGCGGGGCGCTGGCGCGGCGCGACGACGTGTTCGACGCCGCCATCCGGCGCGCCGGCATGCTGCGTGTGTACACCACCGACCAGCTGTTCTCGGCCGCCGAGACCCTGGCCTATGCGCGCCCCTTGCACGGCGAGCGGCTGGCCATCGTCAGCAACGGCGCCGGCCCCGGGGTGCTGGCGCGCGATGCGCTGGCCTACGGGGGCGGAGTCGAGGCGCCGCTGTCCGAGGCCACGCAGGCGCGCCTCGATGCGCTGCTGGCGCCCGGCTGGCGGCGCGGCAACGTGGTCGACCTGGGCGGCCGCGCCGCGCCGGGGCTGTACCGCGAAAGCCTCGAGATCCTGCTGCAGGACCCCGGGGTCGATGCGGTGCTGGCGATCCAGTCGCCCACCGCCACGGTTGCCAGCCGCGACGTGGCCGACGCCATCGCGCCGCTGGCGCGCAGCGCCTCCAAGACCCTGCTCTCGTGCTGGCTGGGCGGGGCCGCGGTGCAGGAGGCGCGCGCGATCGCCTCCGGCGCGCGCCTGCCGGCCTTCCGCACGCCCGAGGACGCGGTGGCCGGCTTCCTGCAGCTGGTGCACTACCGGCGCAACCAGAACCTCTTGATGGAAGTACCGCCCTCGATGGCCGGCACGGTCGCGCCCGACCGCGCGGCGGCGCGCGCGCTGGTGCGCGAGGCCATCGCGGGCGGGCGCTACCTGTTGTCCGACCCCGAGACCAAGGCCATTTTGCGCACCTACGGCATGTCGGTGGTCGAGACGCGCCAGGCCGCGACCGTCGACGAGGCGGTGAGCGCCGCGCGGCGGATCGGCTTTCCGGTGGCGGTCAAGATCCTGAGCCCGGACGTGATGCACAAGTCGGATGTCGGCGGGGTGACGCTCGACCTCGACAGCGAAGAGGGCGTGCGCGCGGCGGCCACCCGCATGCGCGCTCGCCTCGCCGAACGCTTCCCGCAGGCCAGGTTCGACGGTTATTCGGTGCAGGCCATGGTCCGGCGCAGCAATGCGCACGAGCTGATCGCGGGCAGCGCCCTGGATGCCGTGTTCGGCCCGGTGATCGTGTTCGGGCAGGGCGGGGTGTCGGTGGCGGTCACCGACGACCACGCGGTCGGCCTGCCGCCGCTGAACCTGGTGCTGGCGCGCGACCTGGTCGACCGCACCCGGGTGGCCAAGCTGCTGGCAGGCTACCGCAACCGGCCGGCGGTGAACATGGACGCGGTGCTGGCGTCGCTGGTGCAGGTCTCGCGCATGGTGTCCGACATTCCCGAAATCGTCGAGCTCGACCTGAATCCGCTGCTGGCCGACAGCCGTGGCACGGTGGTGCTGGACGCGCGCATGCGCCTGGCGCTGGCCGACCGTTCCGGCAGCACGCTCGACCGGCTCGCGATCCGCCCCTATCCGCGCGAGCTGGAACAGACCATCGACTGGCAGGGCGCGCCGCTGCTGCTGCGGCCGATCCGCCCCGAGGACGGGCCGGCCCACCTGGCCTTCTTCGATGCGCTCACGCCCGACGACGTACGCTACCGGATGTTCGTGCGCATCCGCGAACTGCAGCCGTCGCAGCTGGCGCGCTTCACCCAGATCGACTACGACCGCGAGATGGCCTTCATCGCCACCAGGCCGAACGCCCAGGGCCTGGCCGAGACGCTGGCGGTGGGGCGGGTGGTGGCCGACCCCGACAACATCACGGCCGAATTCGCGGTGACGGTGCGCTCCGACCTGAAGGGCCTGGGACTGGGCAAGATCATGATGCAAAAGCTGATCGACTACTGCCGTGCGCGCGGCACGCGCGAGATCGTGGGCGAGGCGCTGCCGCAGAATTCCCGGATCACCGGGTTGGCCAGGAGCCTGGGCTTCACGGTGAAGTCGACCGGCCTGGAAGGCATGCGCGAGATGCGTTTGGTGTTGTAGGGGTAATCTGGTCCAGTGGACCAGATTACGGGTCTCCCGCCCACCCTACGACATATTATTTCGTTTTAAGCCGCTAAGTGAAAGAATATTTCACCGCCTGAAGCGCACATCCTCCTGCACCACCTTCGCCTCGCCCTTCGCCTTCTTGGGCTTCTTCGGCTTCTTGACGATCTGTCCGCCCGCCGTGGTCTCGGGCACGCGGTGGTCCGGTTCGAAGCCGCTTTCCTCCACCCGCTCCAGCGTCTGGCGGGTCAGCGCCTCGATCGCCGCCAGGAATTCCACCTCGTCGGCCGCCACCAGCGACACCGCCTCGCCCGCGGCGCCGGCGCGGCCGGTGCGTCCGGTGCGGTGCACGTAGTCCTCGGCCACGATCGGCAGGTCGACGTTCACCACCACCGGCAGGTCGTCGATGTCGAGGCCGCGCGCGGCGACGTCGGTCGCCACCAGCACCCTGACCTCGCCCAGCTTGAAGCGCTCCAGC includes:
- a CDS encoding PAS domain-containing protein, which produces MTLAVLAVLFSLLAPFAHTALPAAPAFIPMVQSVLIGSNLLTGILLLGHVQTSRSWSLGILTLGYLFTALIALAHMLTFPGLFSVLGVLGGNNQTTAWLFMIWHVLFPLFVLGYARSYRRPLPTHFLRAGALLTALFVALLVLLCTSGAAYLPELMDGHRFRPAYRWIAAAVLALSLFALWKTACKRPRTVLDVWLTIAMAACVFEVMLACLLNGGRFDLGFYAGRLYGLAASLFVLGAVAIDNIALHGRLRDTFEEMIETRSRAQWQSLLGSVLRQLPDGVLIVDRNGRCVMANDQAEHMAARFEHAGKDGTPGPAAMLSLIGAPVRRAIAGEAFRDAVLESVTPDGRRVYTVSGAPLRDGAADLAAAVVVLDDITERTEAGAALARALDQTRYLIENTPLAVIEWDRDFVIRLWNRRAEELFGWSAQEAVGRRIDALPMIHEEDAGKVAGAIGRLLESATRYVKSSNRNRTRDGRTLRCEWYNSVLHDEDGGIDRVFSLVLDVSEREEAMEGLKEADRRKDVYIATLAHELRNPLAPIANAASLLRGKGLAQDRIDWIAAMVGRQTAQMARLLDDLLDVTRISRGKIELHRAPVELGRLLRDTLQTSMPLIEAGRHQVELDLCDEPVWVDADALRLTQVLANLINNAAKYTPPAGKIEIGLRMAGSEAGGEARIRVSDNGIGIDPDMLDRVFDPFVQVGSASHLAQGGLGIGLSLAKGLVALHGGRIEAHSAGQGQGSRFTVLLPAIQPPAAGDSSEQRGSGGQRLCRHVLVADDNVDAAESLAWLLRSAGATVDVAHDGAAALRLYDRHPAEIVVLDLGMPEIDGLEVAAILARRTPRPFLVAVTGRGRQEDRAASLAAGFDEHLTKPVAPQQLIDLLGKL
- a CDS encoding bifunctional acetate--CoA ligase family protein/GNAT family N-acetyltransferase, which encodes MSVRNLEYLFAPKSVALIGASERPGSLGATLLHNLLAGGFQGEVFAVNPKYGQLAGRPCHPSVAALPQAPALAVICTPPATVPAIVRQLGERGTRAALVLSSGMAGQGGTGAGRGLRQAMLDAAHPYLLRLLGPNSAGLLAPGLGLNASIASSGALPGRIAFVSQSGALMVGLLDWARTRGIGFSHFIALGDAADVDLGDVLDYLASDGATGAILLYLHDLRYARKFMSAARAAARSKPVLVLRAGREDDPPPSAASESGALARRDDVFDAAIRRAGMLRVYTTDQLFSAAETLAYARPLHGERLAIVSNGAGPGVLARDALAYGGGVEAPLSEATQARLDALLAPGWRRGNVVDLGGRAAPGLYRESLEILLQDPGVDAVLAIQSPTATVASRDVADAIAPLARSASKTLLSCWLGGAAVQEARAIASGARLPAFRTPEDAVAGFLQLVHYRRNQNLLMEVPPSMAGTVAPDRAAARALVREAIAGGRYLLSDPETKAILRTYGMSVVETRQAATVDEAVSAARRIGFPVAVKILSPDVMHKSDVGGVTLDLDSEEGVRAAATRMRARLAERFPQARFDGYSVQAMVRRSNAHELIAGSALDAVFGPVIVFGQGGVSVAVTDDHAVGLPPLNLVLARDLVDRTRVAKLLAGYRNRPAVNMDAVLASLVQVSRMVSDIPEIVELDLNPLLADSRGTVVLDARMRLALADRSGSTLDRLAIRPYPRELEQTIDWQGAPLLLRPIRPEDGPAHLAFFDALTPDDVRYRMFVRIRELQPSQLARFTQIDYDREMAFIATRPNAQGLAETLAVGRVVADPDNITAEFAVTVRSDLKGLGLGKIMMQKLIDYCRARGTREIVGEALPQNSRITGLARSLGFTVKSTGLEGMREMRLVL